In the genome of Fuerstiella sp., one region contains:
- a CDS encoding PrsW family glutamic-type intramembrane protease has translation MFAEPWMEDILHPQDKNDPGPVLPLSDHVPEDQSVWDEPGLSSALAGEIPPDAVTWYRWYRKNVDESSGLSSWLVTLVVVLTSGFFAVIGTFAAQSVSGSALIAVTVIGPTTEEIMKIALTLWIVEKRPWLYRNGIQILLCALASGAAFAAVENIIYLKVYVPDPPPGLAEWRWTVCVLLHSGCSTISGIGVWKIWRRLQQQQRAPMLADGASWIFAAIIVHGTYNGTVTLMELSGFGF, from the coding sequence GTGTTCGCTGAACCGTGGATGGAAGACATTCTGCATCCACAGGACAAGAATGATCCCGGTCCGGTTCTGCCATTGTCGGATCATGTTCCCGAAGATCAGTCCGTGTGGGATGAACCCGGACTTTCGTCTGCTCTGGCCGGAGAAATACCCCCGGATGCTGTGACCTGGTATCGCTGGTACAGAAAAAATGTTGACGAATCATCAGGGCTGTCCAGCTGGCTGGTAACACTTGTGGTTGTTCTGACCAGCGGCTTCTTTGCCGTGATCGGCACATTTGCAGCTCAGTCCGTTTCCGGCAGTGCCCTGATTGCCGTCACGGTGATCGGTCCAACGACCGAAGAAATTATGAAGATTGCTCTAACCCTCTGGATAGTCGAAAAGCGTCCATGGTTGTATCGCAACGGTATACAGATTCTGCTGTGCGCGCTGGCGTCCGGAGCGGCCTTTGCTGCAGTAGAAAATATTATCTATCTGAAAGTCTATGTCCCTGATCCGCCTCCTGGACTGGCAGAATGGCGATGGACCGTTTGTGTCCTGCTGCATTCAGGTTGTTCGACAATTTCCGGAATTGGAGTCTGGAAGATCTGGAGACGACTTCAACAACAGCAACGAGCCCCGATGCTGGCCGATGGCGCCAGCTGGATCTTTGCTGCCATCATTGTTCATGGCACATACAATGGAACTGTG